Proteins from a single region of Pseudomonas fulva:
- a CDS encoding ABC transporter substrate-binding protein — protein MHFRNRPRLSLLAGAFAAWLTLTAGPVAADDRVFDVVAPFEIGGLDPAISGFIFQRMQITETLLEADAKGQPLPALAERWSVSDDGKQWTLAIRQGVKFHDGSDLTAAVAAHALEAARKKPGMLRDAPITAISATGNEVVITLSKPFKPLAALLAHSSTNILASAAYDADDNVKQIIATGPYHLTLLEPPQRLAAERFEGYWGTKPSIEKTTYLGAGRGETRSLMAESGGAELVFQLDPPSIARLQRNPSVQVLMGPVPRVLVLAANAGNGATAPVEVRQALSLAINREGITAAVLRAPGTGATQMFAGSVPAWHDASLPPLKYDPQAARDLLAAQGWKPGADGILEKDGQRLQLKLLTYSDRPELPLIATALQAQLREVGVDVEVAVTNASAIPAAHNDGTLQLALYGRNYALVPDPLLTLMADFGNGGAEWGPLGWNNPQFDQTLSKLLASDDPAEQQQLRNKLMTLVQNDLPLIPIAWYRQSIAVSKQIEGAAIDPFERTFGLSSMRWRP, from the coding sequence ATGCATTTCAGGAACCGCCCTCGCCTCTCACTGCTCGCCGGTGCCTTCGCCGCCTGGTTGACGCTGACAGCCGGCCCTGTCGCCGCCGATGATCGCGTGTTCGACGTGGTCGCACCGTTCGAGATCGGCGGGCTGGACCCGGCGATTTCCGGGTTTATCTTCCAGCGCATGCAGATCACCGAAACCCTGCTCGAGGCCGATGCCAAGGGCCAGCCGCTGCCGGCCCTGGCCGAGCGCTGGAGTGTGTCGGACGACGGCAAGCAGTGGACCCTGGCGATCCGCCAGGGCGTGAAATTCCACGACGGCAGCGACCTCACCGCCGCCGTTGCCGCCCATGCCCTGGAGGCGGCGCGCAAGAAGCCCGGCATGCTGCGCGATGCGCCGATCACCGCGATCAGCGCCACCGGCAATGAGGTGGTGATCACCCTCAGCAAGCCCTTCAAACCGCTGGCGGCGCTACTGGCTCACTCGTCCACCAACATCCTTGCCAGCGCGGCCTATGACGCCGACGACAACGTCAAGCAGATCATCGCCACCGGCCCGTATCACCTGACCCTGCTGGAGCCGCCGCAGCGCCTCGCCGCCGAGCGCTTCGAGGGTTACTGGGGGACAAAACCGAGCATCGAGAAAACCACCTACCTGGGCGCCGGGCGCGGCGAAACCCGCTCGCTGATGGCCGAGAGCGGCGGTGCCGAGCTGGTGTTCCAGCTCGACCCGCCGAGCATCGCGCGCCTGCAGCGCAACCCCAGTGTGCAGGTGCTGATGGGCCCGGTGCCGCGCGTGCTGGTGCTGGCGGCCAATGCCGGCAACGGCGCCACCGCGCCGGTGGAGGTGCGCCAGGCGCTGAGCCTGGCGATCAACCGCGAAGGCATCACCGCCGCCGTGCTGCGCGCGCCGGGCACCGGCGCTACGCAGATGTTCGCGGGCAGCGTGCCGGCCTGGCACGACGCCAGCCTGCCGCCACTGAAGTACGACCCGCAGGCGGCCCGTGACCTGCTCGCGGCCCAGGGCTGGAAGCCGGGTGCCGACGGCATTCTGGAAAAGGACGGCCAGCGCCTGCAGCTCAAGCTGCTCACCTATTCGGATCGTCCGGAACTGCCGCTGATCGCCACCGCCCTGCAGGCACAGCTGCGTGAGGTCGGCGTGGACGTGGAAGTCGCCGTCACCAATGCCAGCGCCATCCCCGCCGCGCATAACGACGGCACCCTGCAACTGGCCCTGTACGGGCGCAACTACGCCCTGGTGCCCGACCCGCTGCTGACCCTGATGGCCGACTTTGGCAATGGCGGCGCCGAGTGGGGCCCGCTGGGCTGGAACAACCCGCAGTTCGACCAAACCCTGAGCAAACTGCTGGCCAGCGATGACCCGGCCGAACAACAGCAACTGCGCAACAAGCTGATGACCCTGGTGCAGAACGACCTGCCGCTGATCCCCATCGCCTGGTACCGCCAGTCCATCGCCGTGTCCAAACAGATCGAAGGCGCCGCCATCGATCCGTTCGAGCGCACCTTCGGCCTGAGCAGCATGCGGTGGCGCCCATGA
- a CDS encoding acyltransferase family protein has product MTNTTPEKDLRIETIRGLALFLMVAGHVIGSSSDLGMKVPDDSVLRYLYDSLVYIRMPLFTAISGYVYALRPVSTGSDLSRFYRGKFKRVGIPLLTVSTLFFVMQMIVPNTNDKPQLSEIFSIYFFSYAHFWFLQAIFCIFMVISLLEKAGLLLSLRNYGLVFAVALAASFVSEGFPNLFSFDRAVELLPFFLLGLGLYRFSAQLITRSSVVTMAAALVILVGIDQAYLFALLDLDDANLALVGTALGLAAISLLIARRFYFMPLAWLGYFSFEIYLFHVFGTAGARIVLNKLQVEGQWLVFTGSMALGLLLPVAFKLVLERIGPLQFLSVAFFGGKTRVNHAPPRQKATT; this is encoded by the coding sequence ATGACCAACACCACGCCTGAAAAGGATCTGCGAATAGAGACCATTCGCGGACTGGCGCTGTTTCTCATGGTGGCGGGCCATGTCATCGGCAGTTCGTCCGACCTGGGCATGAAGGTGCCTGACGACTCCGTGCTGCGCTACCTCTACGACTCCCTCGTTTACATCCGCATGCCGCTGTTCACTGCCATTTCCGGCTACGTTTATGCACTGCGCCCGGTGAGCACCGGCAGTGATCTATCGCGCTTTTACAGAGGCAAGTTCAAACGTGTGGGCATACCGCTGTTGACGGTCTCGACGCTGTTCTTCGTCATGCAGATGATCGTGCCCAACACCAACGACAAGCCGCAGCTGAGCGAGATCTTCAGCATCTACTTCTTCAGCTACGCGCATTTCTGGTTCCTGCAGGCGATCTTCTGCATCTTCATGGTGATCTCCTTGCTGGAGAAGGCTGGCCTGCTGTTAAGCCTGCGCAACTACGGTCTGGTGTTCGCGGTGGCCCTGGCGGCGTCCTTCGTGTCGGAGGGTTTCCCGAACCTGTTCAGCTTCGACCGGGCGGTGGAGCTGTTGCCATTCTTTCTGCTGGGCCTGGGCCTCTATCGCTTCAGCGCGCAACTGATCACTCGCAGCAGTGTCGTCACCATGGCCGCGGCGCTGGTGATTCTGGTGGGGATCGACCAGGCCTATCTGTTCGCGCTGCTTGACCTCGACGATGCCAACCTGGCCCTGGTCGGCACGGCGCTGGGCCTGGCGGCTATCAGCCTGCTGATCGCCCGGCGCTTCTACTTCATGCCGCTGGCCTGGCTGGGTTACTTCTCCTTCGAGATTTACCTGTTCCACGTCTTCGGCACGGCGGGTGCGCGCATCGTGCTGAATAAGCTGCAGGTCGAGGGGCAGTGGCTGGTCTTCACCGGCAGCATGGCGCTGGGGCTGCTGCTGCCGGTGGCGTTCAAGCTGGTGCTGGAGCGGATCGGCCCGCTGCAGTTTCTCAGCGTGGCCTTCTTCGGCGGCAAAACGCGAGTCAATCATGCGCCTCCGCGACAGAAGGCCACCACCTGA
- a CDS encoding tRNA (adenine(22)-N(1))-methyltransferase, protein MNPRQLSARLERVAAQVPAGARLADIGTDHGYLLVALVKRGVISAAVAGEVALTPLRAVERSVRENGLGEQIAVRLADGLAAIEPGDGITAISFCGMGGETIRDILARDKARLGGNELLILQPNGGEQPLRRWLMDNGYRIRHEELLQENRFFYEIIVAEPGEPRRHTDRALYFGPLLVQERSPVFLAKWQRLLRLKQQTLAGLARARRTVPDAELEQQVRWISEMLGSDGCAQA, encoded by the coding sequence TTGAACCCACGCCAATTATCCGCGCGCCTGGAGCGCGTCGCCGCCCAGGTGCCGGCCGGAGCGCGGCTTGCCGATATCGGCACCGACCACGGTTACCTGCTCGTCGCGCTGGTCAAGCGTGGGGTGATCAGCGCCGCGGTGGCCGGCGAGGTGGCCCTTACGCCGCTGCGCGCGGTGGAGCGAAGTGTTCGCGAGAACGGCCTGGGCGAGCAGATCGCCGTGCGCCTGGCCGATGGCTTGGCGGCCATCGAGCCCGGGGACGGCATCACCGCCATCAGCTTCTGCGGCATGGGCGGCGAGACCATTCGCGACATTCTCGCCCGCGACAAGGCGCGGCTCGGCGGCAACGAGCTATTGATCCTGCAACCCAATGGCGGCGAGCAGCCGTTGCGCAGGTGGCTGATGGATAACGGCTACCGCATCCGCCACGAGGAACTGCTGCAGGAAAACCGTTTCTTCTACGAAATCATCGTCGCCGAGCCCGGTGAACCGAGGCGCCATACCGACAGAGCGCTGTATTTCGGCCCGCTGTTGGTGCAAGAGCGCAGCCCGGTTTTTCTCGCCAAGTGGCAGCGCCTGCTGCGTCTCAAACAGCAGACCTTGGCTGGCCTGGCCCGCGCCCGGCGGACCGTGCCGGATGCCGAACTGGAGCAGCAGGTGCGCTGGATCAGCGAGATGCTCGGCTCCGACGGGTGTGCACAGGCCTGA
- a CDS encoding helix-turn-helix transcriptional regulator, with protein MRIIRLKEVIDSTGLARSTIYKHIGEGTFPKPVSLGDRCVGWVDSEVHDWILARIEERDLAEGAATRSTGHLSVAS; from the coding sequence ATGCGAATCATCCGTTTGAAAGAGGTCATCGATTCGACCGGTTTGGCGCGGTCGACCATCTACAAGCACATCGGGGAGGGCACCTTTCCGAAACCGGTTTCACTGGGCGACCGTTGCGTCGGTTGGGTCGACAGCGAGGTGCACGACTGGATCTTGGCTAGGATCGAGGAGCGTGACCTGGCAGAGGGTGCTGCGACGCGCTCCACCGGCCATCTGAGTGTGGCCAGTTAG
- a CDS encoding inovirus Gp2 family protein yields MLNDTDTTQRYLLRHPANTNLHLHYDNTFAGFRLMRDKGPFIREYLSDLKHTIELALAEYPRLLAFRVDLRLPQGVELPDYAYTNQVISRFFESFTKKIQYHQERVAERGYSRGCKVRYVWSREVGQGGRQHYHLLILLNRDAYYTIGRLGSDRVNMISRLEDSWVGALRLSVDQVRGLVHIPKDAEYRIDREIRRDEVDELHELFYRASYLCKVATKSYGDRQRSFGTSNG; encoded by the coding sequence ATGCTCAACGATACCGATACCACTCAGCGCTACCTGCTCCGTCATCCTGCCAATACCAATCTCCATCTGCACTACGACAACACCTTTGCGGGCTTCCGCTTGATGCGTGACAAGGGGCCTTTCATTCGTGAGTACCTGTCCGATCTCAAGCACACCATCGAGCTGGCTTTGGCTGAATATCCGAGGCTCTTGGCCTTCAGAGTGGATCTCCGTTTGCCTCAGGGTGTCGAGCTGCCCGACTACGCCTATACGAACCAAGTCATCAGCCGATTCTTCGAATCGTTTACGAAGAAGATCCAGTATCACCAGGAGCGGGTGGCTGAGCGTGGCTATTCGCGTGGCTGCAAAGTACGGTACGTCTGGTCCCGGGAGGTCGGTCAGGGAGGCCGGCAGCACTATCACCTGTTGATCCTGTTGAACCGCGATGCCTATTACACAATTGGGCGTCTGGGTTCAGATCGGGTGAATATGATCAGCCGCTTAGAGGACTCCTGGGTAGGCGCGCTACGGCTATCGGTCGACCAGGTGAGAGGACTTGTGCATATCCCGAAGGATGCTGAATACCGAATCGATCGTGAGATCCGTCGTGATGAGGTCGATGAGCTGCACGAGCTGTTCTACCGAGCCAGCTATCTGTGCAAGGTTGCTACGAAGTCCTACGGGGATCGTCAGCGATCATTCGGCACCAGCAATGGCTAA
- a CDS encoding response regulator encodes MRILLVEDDLPMAQALQEALGRHGLLVDTVHSLAAAGATLRLSVHDLLILDRGLPDGDGVGFIATARRLCPALPIVLLTARGEIAERVDGLDGGADDYLVKPVAVDELLARVRAIARRPAMVVLPTATLGALSFDFSAREAVVDGQALPLPRRQLLILEALIYRQGRTVLRENLHEAVYGLADEIQSNALDAHVSRLRRSLKDADAGVEIAVIRGVGYLLKESR; translated from the coding sequence TTGCGAATCCTCCTCGTCGAAGATGACCTGCCCATGGCCCAGGCCCTGCAAGAGGCGCTTGGCCGGCACGGTTTGCTGGTCGATACCGTGCACTCGCTGGCCGCGGCGGGGGCGACCTTGCGCCTGAGCGTGCACGATCTGTTGATTCTCGACCGCGGCCTGCCCGATGGCGATGGCGTGGGCTTCATCGCCACCGCCCGGCGGCTGTGCCCGGCGCTGCCCATCGTGCTGCTCACCGCCCGTGGCGAGATCGCCGAGCGGGTCGACGGCCTCGATGGCGGCGCCGACGATTACCTGGTCAAGCCGGTGGCCGTCGACGAACTGCTGGCCCGGGTGCGGGCGATTGCCCGGCGCCCGGCCATGGTGGTTCTGCCCACCGCCACGCTCGGCGCCCTGTCGTTCGACTTCAGCGCCCGCGAGGCGGTCGTCGACGGCCAGGCGCTGCCATTGCCGCGGCGCCAGTTGCTGATTCTCGAAGCGCTGATCTACCGCCAGGGTCGTACGGTGCTGCGCGAGAACCTCCACGAGGCGGTGTATGGCCTGGCCGACGAGATCCAGTCCAATGCCCTGGACGCCCATGTGTCGAGGCTGCGCCGGTCGCTCAAGGATGCCGACGCGGGGGTGGAGATCGCGGTGATCCGCGGCGTCGGCTACCTGCTCAAGGAAAGCCGATGA
- a CDS encoding ABC transporter permease: protein MSLETAIAEAAPAPRATVRYIGLALLAALVAFAIGVPLLWGVDIAKQDYSAILAGVSSAHPLGTDHLGRDMLARLAAAVRLSLGLALVSVATAAIPGVLLGILAAWKGGWVDKGLGLLAEMFLALPGLLLVLLIVAIYPGSFLALYGAVALVLWIEYFRMTRALARTVLASPAVAASQLLGFGPAYIIRRHLLPELAPLLMTIAAFGAAAAIMAIAALGFVSVGVKPPTAELGLMITELLPYFAEAPSVIALPITVIFLIVLSLLLIAGGRKP, encoded by the coding sequence ATGAGCCTGGAAACCGCCATCGCCGAGGCCGCGCCCGCACCGCGCGCGACCGTCCGTTACATCGGCCTCGCCCTGCTCGCGGCGCTGGTCGCCTTCGCCATCGGCGTGCCGCTGCTGTGGGGCGTGGACATCGCCAAGCAGGACTACAGCGCGATTCTCGCCGGCGTCAGCAGCGCCCACCCGCTGGGCACCGATCACCTGGGCCGCGACATGCTCGCGCGCCTGGCCGCCGCCGTGCGCCTGTCCCTGGGCCTGGCGCTGGTCAGCGTCGCCACCGCGGCCATTCCCGGCGTGCTGCTGGGCATCCTGGCGGCCTGGAAGGGCGGCTGGGTCGACAAGGGTCTGGGCCTCTTGGCCGAGATGTTCCTGGCCCTGCCCGGCCTGCTGCTGGTGCTGCTGATCGTGGCCATCTACCCCGGCTCGTTTCTCGCCCTGTATGGCGCGGTGGCGCTGGTGCTGTGGATCGAATACTTCCGCATGACCCGCGCCCTGGCGCGCACCGTGCTGGCCTCGCCGGCCGTGGCGGCCTCGCAGCTGCTCGGCTTCGGCCCGGCATACATCATCCGCCGCCACCTGTTGCCGGAACTGGCGCCACTGCTGATGACCATCGCCGCCTTTGGCGCCGCCGCGGCGATCATGGCCATCGCCGCCCTGGGCTTCGTCAGCGTCGGCGTCAAGCCGCCCACCGCCGAGCTGGGGCTGATGATCACCGAGCTGCTGCCGTACTTCGCCGAAGCGCCGTCGGTGATCGCCCTGCCGATCACCGTGATCTTTCTTATCGTTCTGTCACTGCTGCTGATTGCCGGGGGGCGCAAGCCATGA
- a CDS encoding ABC transporter permease encodes MMRLLGFRLLQAVMVAVLIGALTFLLMSLLPGDAAYRIAAGRYGYDMVNSAAAEAVRAELGLDQPVLWRFTAWIGDLLSLDLGNSLVTGRPVLDMVAHELGSSVRLAVGAVLLSFLIGPPIGIFAGLRPGGMLDRGLLLLSTVTRAIPHFVLGVILVLIFSVWLMVLPSAGHGSFIHTILPTLTLALGLAAVSSRVARDATVAVASSAYFAFGRLKGLSGAQVFMRHGLRNIGVPVVTYLGVQLVYLIEGVVVVETLFAWPGIGHGLVHAIVQRDVPMVQGTALAMGLMFVLLNTAVDLLNHLIDPRRRTA; translated from the coding sequence ATGATGCGGTTGCTGGGCTTTCGCCTGCTGCAGGCGGTGATGGTCGCCGTGCTGATCGGCGCCCTGACCTTCCTGCTGATGAGCCTGCTGCCCGGTGATGCCGCCTACCGCATCGCCGCCGGGCGCTATGGCTACGACATGGTCAACAGCGCCGCCGCCGAGGCGGTACGCGCCGAGCTGGGCCTGGATCAGCCGGTGCTGTGGCGCTTCACGGCGTGGATCGGCGACCTGCTGAGCCTCGACCTGGGTAACTCGCTGGTCACCGGCCGGCCGGTGCTGGACATGGTCGCCCATGAACTGGGCAGTTCCGTGCGCCTGGCCGTCGGCGCCGTGTTGCTGTCCTTCCTGATCGGCCCGCCCATCGGCATCTTCGCCGGCCTGCGCCCGGGCGGCATGCTGGACCGCGGCCTGCTGCTGCTCAGCACGGTCACCCGCGCCATCCCGCACTTCGTGCTGGGGGTGATTCTGGTGCTGATCTTCTCGGTGTGGCTGATGGTGCTGCCGTCGGCCGGCCATGGCAGCTTCATCCATACCATCCTGCCGACCCTGACCCTGGCGTTGGGCCTGGCGGCGGTGTCTTCGCGGGTGGCGCGGGACGCTACCGTGGCGGTGGCATCGTCCGCCTACTTCGCTTTCGGCCGCCTCAAGGGGCTGAGCGGTGCCCAGGTGTTCATGCGCCATGGCCTGCGCAATATCGGCGTGCCGGTGGTGACGTACCTGGGCGTGCAGCTGGTGTACCTGATCGAGGGTGTGGTGGTGGTCGAAACCCTGTTCGCCTGGCCGGGCATCGGCCACGGCCTGGTGCACGCCATCGTTCAGCGCGACGTGCCCATGGTGCAGGGCACCGCACTGGCCATGGGGCTGATGTTCGTGCTGCTCAATACCGCCGTGGACCTGCTCAACCACCTGATCGACCCGCGCCGGAGAACCGCATGA
- a CDS encoding SDR family NAD(P)-dependent oxidoreductase — protein sequence MKRTFVVFGAQHSVGALAARQYGNQGYDVVLVADQAHCLKALTSVLESEGIATRTFTGELARPEQARAMIRSIRSSVGPIDAMYYGLDCSNGRAQGDEAAELGCLSLAALVSELLPDMRSRKAGAILLDQGAADLSCAHGANARLCLQCLQEARACEGVQVGTLSLGALIGGQRAC from the coding sequence ATGAAGCGAACTTTCGTGGTCTTCGGGGCGCAGCACAGCGTGGGCGCGCTGGCCGCCCGGCAGTACGGCAACCAGGGGTATGACGTGGTGCTGGTGGCCGACCAGGCGCATTGCCTGAAGGCATTGACCAGCGTGCTGGAAAGCGAAGGCATCGCCACCCGCACCTTTACCGGCGAGCTGGCGCGGCCGGAGCAGGCCAGGGCGATGATCCGCTCCATCCGCAGCAGCGTCGGGCCGATCGACGCCATGTACTACGGCCTGGACTGCAGCAATGGGCGAGCCCAGGGTGATGAGGCGGCCGAGCTGGGTTGCCTGAGCCTGGCGGCGCTGGTCAGCGAGCTGCTGCCCGACATGCGCTCGCGCAAGGCCGGCGCCATCCTGCTCGACCAGGGCGCCGCAGACCTGTCGTGCGCCCACGGCGCCAATGCCCGGCTGTGCCTGCAATGCCTGCAGGAGGCGCGCGCCTGTGAAGGTGTGCAGGTGGGCACCCTCAGCCTCGGCGCCTTGATCGGCGGCCAGCGCGCCTGCTGA
- a CDS encoding ABC transporter ATP-binding protein: MKPLLSTRALEIRTATAQLVEPLSIDLWPGKVLTIIGETGSGKSLFAQGIVGNLPPGLSAHGEIELAGGRCESGQATGRRAAWGRELAVLPQEPWLSLDPTMRALDQVAETYRYVVGKSAQESRRQSRSDLTQLGIEQAEAKFPFQLSGGMAQRLAFAATHAGGAKVMIADEPTKGLDSARIGEVISLLQAGIAEGGALLIITHDIEVARQLGGEVMIMLKGRVIESGSAAQVLDAPTHEYTRRLLNADPARWPRHDPSVPSGAPVVQVRDLAVERGDRVLFEGLSFDVRPGEVVGVTGPSGCGKSTLGDVILGLMQARSGTVTKRREAPRVAFQKLYQDPVAAFPPTVTLGRCLADLVSLHRLDASRIDGLLARLRLDGGLLNRLPGNVSGGELQRFSLLRVLLLDPVFIFADEPSSRLDLITQQEMIELLVETARERRTAVLLVSHDEALIEAVADQRIRLGH; the protein is encoded by the coding sequence ATGAAACCACTGCTGAGCACCCGCGCCCTGGAAATCCGTACCGCCACCGCGCAACTGGTCGAGCCGCTGTCCATCGACCTGTGGCCCGGCAAGGTGCTGACCATCATCGGCGAAACCGGCTCGGGCAAGAGCCTGTTCGCCCAGGGCATCGTCGGCAACCTGCCGCCGGGCCTCTCGGCCCATGGCGAGATCGAACTGGCCGGCGGCCGATGCGAGTCGGGCCAGGCGACTGGCCGGCGTGCCGCCTGGGGCCGCGAACTCGCCGTGCTGCCCCAGGAGCCCTGGCTGAGCCTGGACCCGACCATGCGCGCCCTCGACCAGGTGGCGGAAACCTACCGCTACGTAGTCGGCAAAAGCGCTCAGGAATCCCGTCGGCAAAGTCGCAGTGATCTGACGCAGCTGGGTATCGAGCAGGCCGAGGCGAAGTTTCCCTTCCAGCTCTCCGGCGGTATGGCCCAGCGCCTGGCGTTCGCCGCCACCCACGCGGGTGGCGCCAAGGTGATGATCGCCGACGAGCCCACCAAGGGCCTCGACAGCGCACGTATCGGCGAGGTGATCAGCCTGTTGCAGGCCGGCATCGCCGAGGGCGGCGCACTGCTGATCATCACCCACGATATCGAGGTGGCGCGCCAGCTCGGTGGCGAGGTGATGATCATGCTCAAGGGCCGCGTCATCGAGAGCGGCAGCGCCGCGCAGGTGCTCGATGCGCCGACCCACGAGTACACCCGCCGCCTGTTGAACGCCGACCCGGCACGCTGGCCACGCCATGACCCATCGGTGCCGAGCGGCGCGCCGGTGGTGCAGGTGCGCGACCTGGCCGTGGAGCGTGGTGACCGCGTGCTGTTCGAAGGGCTGTCGTTCGACGTGCGCCCTGGCGAAGTGGTCGGCGTCACCGGCCCGTCGGGCTGCGGCAAGTCGACCCTGGGTGACGTCATACTCGGGTTGATGCAGGCACGCAGCGGTACCGTGACCAAGCGCCGCGAGGCACCGCGCGTGGCCTTCCAGAAGCTCTACCAGGACCCGGTGGCGGCCTTCCCGCCGACCGTCACCCTGGGCCGCTGCCTGGCCGACCTGGTGAGCCTGCATCGCCTCGATGCCAGCCGTATCGATGGCCTGCTCGCCCGCCTGCGCCTCGACGGCGGCCTGCTCAACCGCCTGCCCGGCAACGTTTCCGGCGGCGAGCTGCAGCGCTTTTCCCTGCTGCGCGTGCTGCTGCTCGACCCGGTGTTCATCTTCGCCGACGAACCCAGTTCGCGCCTCGACCTGATCACCCAGCAGGAGATGATCGAACTGCTGGTGGAGACGGCCCGGGAACGCCGCACCGCGGTGCTGCTGGTCAGCCATGACGAGGCGCTGATCGAGGCGGTAGCGGATCAGCGCATTCGCCTGGGCCACTGA